The Candidatus Lokiarchaeota archaeon genome has a window encoding:
- a CDS encoding DUF402 domain-containing protein, which produces MACVKSARTNSRLIQIESTVIFVAAALQHHSAAGASSGKCYNMESEASTIKVRIRGIYSQSLAQILLQNHFEIVQPSPDVARRFGLPFRDAIPDIDIWDRSDLQGIVAIAYESLLNKLSDVLRRRLGWIITRTPRVAKSSIYKGKIIGKDKRTGQIEVDLGRICGLLPEKGMKPDSYRMVQVRAHDYGRKSPVLSSNITIPGKVAVLLPEPVVRISTKIKDESKRRYLTALGKKLRQHTEGWGILWRTAAAKLTEKELRDGVDDLLDVSQTIYADFEKIDGPGRLFEGTSNADIEFPAEVKKALDETRGKIRPTMKHHHFYKSANYSPLVDFAELIIEERPEEKEYMTSKLERVVSRDMPRVNDPINIEHVKLDGRNIVLSRGTVTEVNTGSLTIRRKFRYTNRKLKLNRKRSEDVDVSCTEGDYAVTKVVPGAQTLVTKYYSRDGRLKGAYVNLNTAIEVYPSNSDNPSRVRYIDLEIDIVNPINGETRIIDQHLLKRAVERGFITERMADSVERKAKAIYEGMKKKRKKKRIP; this is translated from the coding sequence ATGGCATGTGTCAAGTCTGCTCGAACCAATTCGAGACTAATCCAAATAGAATCCACAGTAATCTTTGTTGCAGCAGCTCTGCAACATCATAGTGCCGCCGGCGCCTCGTCAGGTAAGTGTTACAATATGGAATCAGAGGCATCTACTATCAAAGTCAGAATCAGAGGTATATATTCACAGTCACTGGCTCAAATCCTTCTGCAGAATCACTTTGAAATAGTGCAGCCATCTCCTGATGTGGCCCGCCGTTTTGGATTGCCTTTTAGAGACGCGATTCCCGACATCGATATTTGGGATAGAAGTGATTTACAGGGAATTGTTGCTATAGCGTACGAGTCTTTGCTAAACAAACTTTCAGATGTACTTCGAAGAAGGCTTGGTTGGATAATTACACGGACACCAAGAGTTGCCAAGAGCTCGATATACAAAGGAAAAATCATAGGAAAAGATAAGCGAACAGGACAAATAGAAGTAGATCTGGGGAGGATATGTGGGCTTCTACCAGAAAAGGGAATGAAGCCAGATTCATACAGAATGGTCCAAGTTCGCGCTCATGATTATGGCCGAAAATCTCCAGTTTTGTCGAGTAATATTACGATTCCGGGTAAGGTTGCAGTCTTGCTACCTGAACCGGTTGTGAGAATCAGCACCAAAATCAAAGATGAGAGTAAACGCCGATATTTGACAGCCCTTGGCAAGAAACTTCGACAGCATACAGAAGGATGGGGTATACTTTGGAGGACAGCGGCGGCTAAACTAACGGAGAAAGAGCTTAGAGACGGTGTTGACGATCTTCTGGATGTGTCACAGACTATCTACGCCGATTTTGAAAAGATAGATGGTCCGGGACGTTTGTTTGAGGGGACAAGTAACGCCGACATAGAATTCCCAGCCGAAGTGAAGAAGGCTCTTGATGAGACCCGAGGCAAGATTAGACCAACTATGAAACACCATCATTTCTACAAGAGCGCCAACTACAGCCCCCTAGTGGACTTTGCAGAGTTAATTATTGAAGAAAGGCCTGAAGAAAAAGAATACATGACCTCCAAGCTGGAAAGGGTAGTATCACGAGATATGCCGAGAGTCAATGACCCCATTAATATCGAGCACGTTAAACTCGATGGAAGGAATATCGTTCTGTCCCGAGGTACAGTTACAGAGGTCAATACAGGTAGCCTAACTATACGCCGCAAGTTTAGGTATACAAATCGGAAACTGAAGCTGAATCGAAAGCGTTCAGAAGATGTGGATGTTTCCTGTACGGAAGGAGATTATGCGGTCACCAAAGTGGTACCGGGAGCGCAGACTTTGGTTACCAAATATTATTCGCGTGATGGTAGACTGAAAGGGGCTTATGTGAATCTCAATACGGCTATAGAGGTATATCCGAGCAATAGTGACAATCCTAGTCGTGTTCGCTATATAGATTTGGAAATTGACATTGTCAATCCGATAAATGGGGAAACAAGAATAATCGATCAACATCTCCTGAAGCGAGCTGTGGAGAGAGGGTTCATCACTGAGAGAATGGCAGATTCTGTTGAGAGAAAAGCTAAAGCAATATACGAAGGCATGAAGAAAAAAAGAAAGAAGAAAAGAATACCTTAG
- a CDS encoding 30S ribosomal protein S3ae has translation MSSKGKKSAGRTRDKWRQKDWYELIAPDYFDNKSVGSTPASNPDLVIGRTVTPTLYDLTGDFDQIHVKLRFKVFEVKGKQAHTTFRGHKWSSDYLRGLVKRGTSRIDWIGPILTKDDYLMRISVIVFTMTRAKSSHKHAMRKTIEKIIRGHAKKHSFEELVQLIVMGELASEVYEAVKTIIPIRQCNIRKSKVLKGPQEVKERRERLRRKEE, from the coding sequence ATGTCATCTAAGGGTAAAAAGTCAGCCGGAAGAACAAGGGACAAGTGGCGACAAAAGGACTGGTATGAACTCATTGCGCCAGACTATTTCGACAACAAGAGTGTCGGAAGTACACCGGCAAGCAATCCCGATTTGGTAATAGGTCGCACCGTTACTCCAACTCTCTATGACTTGACAGGAGATTTCGATCAGATTCATGTTAAGCTTCGTTTCAAGGTTTTTGAAGTGAAGGGAAAACAGGCCCACACAACGTTCCGTGGGCATAAATGGAGTTCAGATTATCTCAGAGGGTTAGTTAAAAGGGGAACATCTAGAATCGATTGGATTGGTCCAATTCTTACAAAAGATGATTACTTGATGCGGATATCAGTCATTGTATTCACAATGACCCGTGCAAAGAGTAGTCACAAACATGCAATGCGGAAGACAATCGAGAAAATAATCCGCGGACATGCTAAGAAGCATAGCTTCGAAGAACTTGTACAGCTGATTGTAATGGGCGAATTAGCATCAGAGGTTTACGAGGCAGTTAAGACAATAATACCAATCCGACAATGCAATATTCGTAAGAGCAAGGTACTCAAAGGTCCTCAAGAAGTTAAAGAGAGGCGAGAAAGGCTTCGCAGGAAAGAAGAATAG
- a CDS encoding phosphoglucosamine mutase, whose product MFGTSGIRGGISDKVTTDLSMKLGQSLGSYLNGEGNVGVGMDSRTSNLMLKNGFTAGLVSTGTDVMDLGLVPMPTAAYFSTKQGISASVIITASHNPPTDNGFKFFVNGREMIRSEEKRITSLIQKGDFRIAQWSEIGWVSEIEIRDAYLHNLRRFLLRRGGDGEGMRVLIDAANGAASNYTPQLLTRMGFRVTTLNANLDGHFPGRPAEPSPRNLTDAMTLAEAGQFPVTLCHDGDGDRVAVIDEEGEFIDQNRVIALLARDEIRRRGEGVVLVSIDTSSVIDEVVRNEGGRVERAPLGSLQEKLAEENHDIILASEPWKPIFTNLGLWMDGIVAAARIAQLVRSQGKESCKELMESIPEYPMLREHMRCPDNLKIDFMRRIRSLVEDFTGVEKIIEVDGVRLEFTDNSYLLIRVSGTEPKARLYIGARHKKRLHDLAEEARKMMKRALESCNGGD is encoded by the coding sequence TTGTTCGGAACAAGCGGCATTAGAGGCGGAATATCCGACAAAGTAACTACTGACCTTTCTATGAAGCTGGGACAATCATTGGGCAGCTACTTGAATGGAGAAGGCAATGTGGGTGTTGGAATGGATTCGAGAACTTCGAATCTCATGCTAAAAAATGGCTTCACAGCAGGGCTAGTATCGACTGGTACAGATGTTATGGACTTGGGTCTTGTCCCAATGCCAACTGCAGCCTATTTCAGCACAAAACAGGGAATCTCAGCATCAGTAATCATCACGGCAAGTCACAACCCACCAACTGACAACGGTTTCAAATTCTTTGTGAACGGACGGGAGATGATTAGGTCAGAAGAAAAAAGAATCACAAGCCTAATTCAAAAGGGTGACTTCCGTATAGCGCAGTGGTCTGAAATCGGCTGGGTCTCGGAGATTGAAATAAGAGATGCTTACTTGCATAACTTGAGACGGTTTCTCCTAAGGAGGGGTGGTGATGGGGAGGGTATGCGAGTCTTGATTGATGCAGCAAACGGTGCGGCATCGAATTATACCCCTCAACTTCTAACAAGGATGGGGTTCAGAGTTACAACTCTGAATGCCAATCTCGATGGGCATTTTCCAGGTAGACCAGCAGAACCGTCACCAAGAAACCTAACGGATGCCATGACATTAGCAGAAGCTGGTCAGTTTCCCGTAACCTTGTGCCATGATGGAGATGGTGACCGAGTAGCAGTCATTGATGAGGAGGGAGAGTTCATAGATCAGAATAGGGTAATAGCTCTTCTTGCAAGAGACGAGATTAGACGGAGAGGGGAGGGGGTAGTTTTAGTTTCTATCGATACGTCGAGCGTAATTGACGAGGTAGTCAGGAATGAAGGGGGTAGGGTGGAAAGAGCGCCCCTTGGCTCCTTACAGGAGAAACTCGCAGAAGAAAATCATGATATCATCCTTGCTTCCGAGCCTTGGAAGCCGATTTTCACTAATCTCGGTCTATGGATGGATGGTATTGTTGCCGCGGCACGAATTGCTCAGTTGGTAAGAAGCCAAGGCAAAGAAAGCTGTAAAGAATTGATGGAATCAATACCGGAATATCCAATGCTACGAGAGCATATGCGATGCCCAGATAATTTGAAGATAGATTTCATGAGACGAATTAGGAGTCTTGTCGAAGATTTCACAGGCGTTGAGAAGATAATCGAAGTAGATGGGGTACGGCTAGAATTTACAGACAATTCATACCTTCTGATCAGGGTTTCCGGAACAGAACCCAAAGCTAGGTTGTATATTGGAGCCCGCCACAAGAAGCGGTTACATGATTTGGCAGAAGAAGCAAGAAAAATGATGAAGCGTGCCTTAGAGAGTTGTAACGGCGGAGATTAG
- a CDS encoding DNA-directed DNA polymerase II small subunit gives MNCPSEIPTPLSNHGCEKAEKKLKTRCVREGGLPLTSTIRRTLLKRLIGSGIQVTPDALEYILDLEKPSEAVESIIVNHISDELPPVLSEEHLKALLQMKVETEEITPKIEQSTDESAHRDSMGTNEPLQSNDRSWDIRVLKNPDSDSVGSGGSVEDFLDLFNDRFNRIKEIYMNRIDTQSSLSPLVAQNRRNDADNWEASRNRGERSRRPVHKVIGIVKKKWTSSSKYANVTLEDPDGYIRCIIPTRQRGRNDHNLLEKSNSLLLDEVVCLSGHINRDGKLIANDILFPDIPTTREFGRANHTVYAAFISDIHFGSKEFLADDFEQFIDWLRGVDVDESKKDVVRNIRYLFIAGDLVDGIGVYPNQRDDLLIPDIYDQYAELADKLRRIPERVKIFCIPGNHDACRQALPKPPIPEKFASPLYDLGNQIMMLGDPCQVVVEGVTILMTHGDSLDDLVTTIPGVSYKEPAEPMKHLLRKRHLAPYYGGKTQLAPLPRDWMVIDTPPDIVHFGHAHHNAIDRYRSVRIINSGTFQDQTEFMRKQGIKPTPGIVSIVNLRTGVPDYEVFHDYR, from the coding sequence ATCAATTGCCCTTCAGAGATACCCACACCGTTATCAAACCATGGCTGTGAAAAAGCAGAAAAGAAGTTAAAGACACGTTGTGTTCGTGAAGGTGGCTTACCCTTGACATCTACGATTCGTCGTACACTGCTTAAACGTCTCATTGGTTCTGGGATACAGGTAACCCCTGATGCTCTTGAGTATATTCTAGATTTGGAAAAACCAAGCGAAGCCGTTGAGTCAATTATTGTAAATCATATTTCCGATGAATTGCCACCTGTGCTTTCAGAAGAACATCTTAAAGCGCTTCTACAAATGAAGGTGGAAACTGAGGAAATTACGCCAAAAATCGAACAGAGCACAGACGAATCTGCCCATCGTGATTCTATGGGAACAAATGAACCCTTGCAATCTAATGATAGGTCTTGGGATATCCGTGTCTTGAAGAACCCCGATAGCGATTCAGTAGGTTCAGGGGGGTCTGTTGAAGATTTTCTAGATTTATTTAATGATAGATTCAATCGCATCAAAGAAATCTACATGAATAGGATTGACACTCAGAGTTCGTTGTCGCCCCTTGTTGCTCAGAATAGACGGAATGATGCGGATAACTGGGAAGCATCACGAAATAGAGGAGAGCGTAGTAGAAGACCTGTGCACAAAGTAATTGGAATTGTAAAGAAAAAGTGGACATCCAGCTCAAAATATGCAAATGTTACCCTTGAAGACCCCGACGGATATATTCGTTGCATAATCCCAACTAGACAAAGAGGGCGGAATGACCATAATCTTCTCGAAAAAAGCAACTCCTTATTGCTTGACGAGGTTGTATGCCTTTCAGGTCACATTAATCGGGATGGAAAACTGATTGCTAACGACATTCTGTTTCCTGATATTCCTACTACACGTGAATTTGGACGTGCTAATCACACCGTTTATGCTGCATTCATCTCTGATATCCATTTTGGGAGCAAGGAATTTCTTGCTGACGACTTTGAACAGTTCATTGATTGGCTTAGGGGCGTCGATGTTGATGAATCCAAAAAGGATGTTGTTCGAAATATTCGCTATTTGTTCATAGCCGGTGACCTCGTTGACGGTATCGGTGTATATCCGAACCAGCGTGATGATTTGCTTATACCTGACATATATGATCAATATGCGGAACTGGCAGACAAACTTCGAAGAATACCCGAAAGAGTGAAAATTTTCTGTATTCCTGGGAATCATGATGCATGCAGACAAGCTCTACCAAAACCACCTATACCGGAGAAGTTCGCCAGCCCGCTTTATGACCTTGGCAATCAGATTATGATGCTTGGTGACCCTTGCCAAGTTGTTGTAGAAGGCGTCACTATACTTATGACTCATGGTGATAGCCTAGATGATTTAGTAACGACGATTCCCGGTGTTTCCTACAAGGAACCTGCAGAACCCATGAAGCATTTGCTGAGAAAACGTCACCTTGCTCCCTATTACGGAGGAAAGACGCAGCTTGCACCCTTACCACGTGATTGGATGGTTATAGATACCCCTCCTGATATAGTGCATTTCGGACACGCACATCATAATGCGATAGATCGCTATAGAAGTGTACGAATAATCAACTCGGGAACTTTTCAAGATCAGACCGAATTCATGAGGAAGCAAGGCATCAAACCAACACCTGGCATTGTGAGTATTGTTAATCTTCGTACCGGTGTTCCCGATTATGAAGTATTCCACGATTATCGGTAG
- a CDS encoding ORC1-type DNA replication protein — protein MERPLDALFDKFLQGQAIFKDRDALRPTYVPKELPYRDDQMGRIGSILGPSLRGAPPSNILCYGKTGTGKTVVARYVLSLLVEKAEQSGIKAPLTAFVNCRIVGTNYRVIRSLCNQIDATMPDGSEVPFTGLPTDEIRDLLKEKLDSEVNILTVVLDEVDSLLKRDVNQGNDILYGLTRMNSELERSRISIIGISNDLKFKEMLDPRVLSTLGEEEVIFPPYNAVELRGILRQRVDISFNEGAIKDEGVINLVGALAAQEHGDARRALDLLRTAGELAERKGDEEVTQEHVREAQKVLERDSVSEAIKTLPMQSKAVLFAVYALAKSGHRKIFTGECYNAYEDVAKALSLDTLTQRRISDLISELDMLGLINTTVISKGRYGRTKKIRLAVSKKQIGSILNEDARLSKISEDMVDS, from the coding sequence ATGGAAAGACCTCTTGATGCCTTGTTTGATAAATTCCTGCAAGGTCAGGCGATATTCAAAGACAGAGACGCGCTACGGCCCACCTATGTGCCGAAGGAACTGCCCTATAGAGATGACCAGATGGGAAGGATTGGTTCCATTCTTGGTCCGTCATTACGTGGAGCTCCACCATCAAACATTCTATGTTATGGAAAAACTGGAACTGGGAAAACCGTGGTAGCCAGATATGTACTTTCGCTGTTAGTCGAAAAAGCTGAACAAAGTGGGATTAAGGCTCCACTTACGGCGTTTGTCAACTGTCGAATTGTGGGAACTAATTATCGAGTAATTAGAAGTCTCTGTAATCAGATTGATGCAACAATGCCTGATGGGTCTGAAGTGCCTTTCACGGGGTTGCCTACAGATGAGATTCGTGACCTCCTAAAAGAAAAATTGGATTCCGAAGTGAATATTCTGACGGTTGTCTTAGATGAAGTGGATAGTCTCCTGAAACGCGATGTGAATCAGGGAAACGACATACTTTATGGACTTACACGTATGAATAGCGAATTAGAGCGAAGCAGGATATCGATTATCGGAATTAGTAACGATTTGAAATTCAAAGAGATGCTAGATCCAAGGGTTCTATCCACACTAGGAGAAGAAGAAGTCATATTTCCTCCATATAACGCAGTGGAACTACGAGGTATTCTTCGACAACGTGTGGATATTTCCTTTAATGAAGGAGCAATAAAAGACGAGGGGGTTATCAACCTCGTTGGTGCTCTTGCGGCACAGGAACATGGAGACGCCCGTAGAGCCCTCGATCTTCTTAGAACTGCTGGGGAATTAGCGGAACGAAAGGGAGACGAAGAGGTCACTCAAGAGCATGTAAGAGAAGCTCAAAAGGTTCTTGAACGAGATAGTGTTTCTGAAGCAATCAAAACTCTGCCAATGCAATCGAAAGCAGTTCTGTTTGCTGTATATGCACTTGCTAAGAGTGGGCATCGCAAAATCTTCACGGGGGAATGTTACAATGCTTATGAAGATGTTGCAAAAGCTCTGTCGCTTGACACACTAACGCAGAGAAGAATAAGTGACTTAATTAGTGAGCTGGATATGCTTGGCCTCATTAATACAACAGTAATATCCAAAGGGAGATATGGCCGGACGAAAAAGATTCGGCTTGCTGTGAGTAAGAAGCAGATTGGCTCAATTCTCAACGAAGATGCGAGATTGAGTAAGATTTCAGAAGATATGGTTGATTCGTAA
- a CDS encoding transcription factor S yields the protein MEFCDECGAMMVPSKDEDGNRVLRCRSCGHEKAIEGELKVSQNIEKTPRDKIVIVEEESVPLPKTTAECPRCGNNEAYFWTSQTRRADEGATEFYRCTKCKHTWRNYGG from the coding sequence TTGGAATTCTGTGATGAATGCGGAGCAATGATGGTTCCATCAAAGGATGAAGATGGGAATCGAGTACTGAGATGTAGAAGTTGCGGTCATGAGAAAGCGATCGAGGGCGAGCTAAAAGTTTCGCAGAATATCGAAAAGACACCGCGCGATAAAATTGTAATTGTTGAAGAAGAATCCGTCCCGTTGCCCAAAACCACTGCAGAATGTCCTCGATGTGGAAACAATGAGGCATATTTCTGGACTTCTCAAACTAGGCGTGCCGATGAAGGTGCGACAGAGTTCTACAGGTGCACCAAATGTAAGCACACCTGGCGGAATTACGGAGGATAG
- the pcn gene encoding proliferating cell nuclear antigen (pcna): MFHAKLDSTKTWKQIVDALATLLTEVNFNIDKSGIQLRQLDSSKAAMIDLNLPASVFQEYTCDEKHNVCLGVDELSKVSKRMAGDDRLEFNLDKDGGRFEIRMIGRAEREFKLQLLTPPEDTANKPELEFSVMAEMFADSFKQSVKDIGVISNHVKIVADKTTLTFAGEGDTGEAEVELTAGEDSSLYDLEVKENSTSMYALNYLSEIAKAMSSDSMKLQYSSDKPIQLEFMIAEGGRINFILAPRVERR, translated from the coding sequence ATGTTTCACGCAAAATTAGATAGCACTAAAACATGGAAACAAATTGTAGATGCTTTGGCCACATTACTGACCGAAGTCAATTTCAACATTGATAAGTCTGGTATACAGCTAAGACAGCTAGATTCGTCGAAGGCGGCAATGATCGATCTCAATCTACCGGCAAGCGTATTCCAGGAATACACTTGTGATGAAAAGCACAATGTCTGTCTTGGCGTGGACGAACTATCAAAAGTCAGCAAGCGTATGGCGGGAGATGATAGACTGGAGTTCAATCTCGACAAAGATGGTGGACGATTTGAAATCCGAATGATTGGCCGAGCTGAACGTGAATTCAAACTGCAATTACTCACACCCCCGGAAGACACTGCCAATAAACCTGAACTCGAATTTAGTGTTATGGCTGAAATGTTTGCAGATTCGTTCAAACAATCAGTGAAAGACATCGGGGTAATCAGCAATCATGTCAAAATCGTGGCTGATAAGACCACCCTCACCTTCGCTGGCGAGGGAGATACAGGAGAAGCAGAAGTTGAACTTACCGCTGGGGAGGATTCTTCGCTTTATGATCTTGAAGTGAAAGAAAATTCTACTTCGATGTACGCGCTCAACTATCTTTCAGAAATTGCCAAAGCTATGTCAAGTGATAGCATGAAGCTGCAGTATAGTAGCGACAAACCCATACAACTAGAATTTATGATTGCGGAAGGTGGTAGGATTAACTTCATATTGGCACCACGAGTTGAGCGAAGATAA
- a CDS encoding 4Fe-4S dicluster domain-containing protein: protein MAKTEEKTVPPVTLVDPIELSELDRDFREEIHSMPNGEELGACFACSTCTAACPIANSWDYKPHQLVRMILLGMRKEVLASDEIWLCLTCFECQERCPQNVRVTDILFDCKNLAAEEGRIPPNVAELGKELVEQGQLYVITADWEREDLGLEPSLPGLQTEEVRNMLKKSRTGRMLGEDD, encoded by the coding sequence ATGGCGAAAACGGAAGAGAAGACTGTTCCACCGGTCACACTTGTTGATCCCATAGAACTCTCGGAATTAGATCGAGATTTCCGTGAAGAAATCCACAGTATGCCGAATGGTGAAGAACTTGGAGCATGTTTTGCATGTTCTACATGCACAGCGGCATGTCCTATTGCCAACTCTTGGGACTATAAACCCCATCAGTTGGTACGCATGATCCTACTTGGCATGAGAAAGGAAGTATTGGCTTCAGACGAAATATGGTTGTGTCTTACTTGTTTTGAGTGCCAAGAACGATGTCCCCAGAATGTTCGCGTTACGGATATCTTGTTTGATTGCAAGAATCTGGCTGCGGAGGAAGGTCGAATACCTCCAAATGTGGCAGAGTTAGGCAAGGAGCTCGTCGAACAAGGTCAACTGTATGTTATCACGGCGGATTGGGAGCGTGAAGACCTTGGCCTTGAGCCGAGTCTACCAGGTCTTCAAACTGAAGAAGTTCGAAATATGCTAAAGAAATCTAGAACTGGCAGAATGTTAGGGGAGGATGACTAA
- a CDS encoding CoB--CoM heterodisulfide reductase subunit B, producing the protein MPEYNLYAGCSVPANYPNYEASMLRVADSFDMELKYMEGVACCGSPNLRAIDYEGWLKVNARTLAIADKNGNDIVTPCNGCFGSLKDVYYHLRHNEDYVEMVNAELASEGLEFTGDAKPRHFVEALYTDIGIDRIKENITNPLDGVGIAIHYGCHLLRPKDVTEFRPEILKDLVAVTGAEVIEYPLWKQCCGATVLPVDEPLAIRLARDKLKSMKDAGAQFATVVCPACGNQLDLQQLDLKNTYGEEYNIPILHYPQILGLAMGLSEDEIGLYLNRVPAEPILEHVSK; encoded by the coding sequence ATGCCCGAATACAATCTCTATGCTGGATGTAGCGTACCCGCAAATTACCCCAATTATGAAGCTTCTATGCTGAGGGTGGCTGATAGCTTTGATATGGAACTGAAGTATATGGAGGGAGTAGCCTGCTGTGGAAGTCCTAATCTTAGGGCAATTGACTATGAGGGATGGTTGAAGGTCAATGCCCGTACTTTGGCTATTGCGGATAAGAATGGAAATGATATTGTAACGCCCTGCAATGGGTGTTTTGGTTCTTTGAAGGATGTCTATTATCATCTGAGGCATAACGAAGATTATGTTGAGATGGTGAATGCTGAGTTGGCATCAGAGGGACTTGAATTCACCGGTGATGCAAAACCCCGCCATTTTGTGGAAGCGCTGTACACTGACATAGGTATTGACCGCATCAAAGAGAATATAACAAACCCATTAGACGGCGTAGGAATAGCGATACACTATGGTTGCCATCTACTCAGACCCAAGGACGTTACCGAATTCAGGCCTGAAATCCTGAAGGACCTCGTCGCAGTAACGGGAGCCGAAGTCATTGAATACCCCCTTTGGAAACAGTGCTGCGGTGCAACAGTCCTTCCAGTAGATGAACCACTCGCAATACGGCTCGCTCGTGATAAACTGAAATCGATGAAGGACGCGGGAGCCCAATTTGCCACAGTTGTCTGTCCCGCTTGTGGCAATCAATTGGACCTTCAGCAACTAGATTTGAAGAATACATATGGCGAGGAGTATAATATTCCTATTTTGCATTATCCACAGATTCTTGGGCTTGCGATGGGGCTCAGTGAGGATGAAATCGGTCTGTATCTAAACAGGGTACCTGCTGAACCAATACTAGAGCATGTCTCCAAATAA
- a CDS encoding NAD(P)-binding protein, with the protein MSPNKVKSEMSDPVLVIGAGVAGLTVAVELADSGVETVLVDRETSVGGNALNLYKAFPTDDCFYCFESNRSRPGIRKCFYRSALLDQPNIDLRVDTEIEELNGEPGSFEIRLKQGPQYVDPKKCTMCGACTELSDAFSLLSPQCQPQSVIFNPEKEDEGSSKAEEECPTGAIDLNAESTETTLTVSDIVIATGYQEMKPNQIDEYGYGQYSNVITQLELAKTLDPNGPSHGALVRPSDGAQVRRLLMVQCVGSRDENYHPFCSKICCVFALKHANIIRRERNGTDVSVVYMDIRTYDRHERYYREAREAGVEFTRGRVSEVTPLEDGTLDITLYDSLLDKYFKTNVDLLVLSSALEPSTGMTKMIEELGLESASGYVSPANLLDTEVVAGDHVYACGGAIGPAEVPESVTQARAVASKILQERM; encoded by the coding sequence ATGTCTCCAAATAAGGTGAAATCTGAGATGTCTGATCCGGTGCTGGTAATAGGGGCGGGCGTTGCAGGCCTTACGGTTGCTGTTGAGTTGGCTGATTCGGGAGTTGAGACTGTACTTGTTGACCGCGAAACTAGTGTGGGCGGCAATGCGCTAAATCTTTACAAAGCATTTCCAACTGATGATTGTTTCTATTGTTTCGAAAGCAATCGGTCTCGGCCCGGAATAAGAAAATGCTTCTATCGTAGTGCGCTACTCGACCAGCCAAATATCGATTTACGGGTAGATACCGAGATAGAAGAACTAAATGGGGAACCAGGTTCCTTTGAAATCAGATTGAAACAGGGTCCACAATATGTAGATCCTAAGAAGTGTACTATGTGTGGTGCATGCACTGAACTCTCCGATGCATTCTCCCTCTTATCCCCTCAATGTCAACCTCAGTCAGTCATATTCAATCCTGAAAAAGAAGATGAAGGAAGTTCCAAAGCTGAAGAGGAATGCCCCACGGGAGCCATTGATTTGAATGCAGAGTCAACCGAAACCACCCTCACCGTATCTGATATCGTCATAGCAACAGGTTATCAAGAAATGAAACCAAATCAGATTGATGAATACGGGTACGGTCAGTATTCCAATGTCATCACTCAACTCGAATTGGCCAAAACTCTAGATCCGAATGGCCCCTCTCATGGAGCCTTAGTGCGCCCATCCGATGGAGCTCAGGTCAGAAGACTTCTCATGGTTCAGTGTGTGGGAAGCAGAGATGAAAATTATCATCCATTCTGCTCCAAGATTTGTTGTGTATTTGCTCTTAAACATGCGAATATCATACGACGTGAAAGAAACGGAACGGATGTTTCTGTTGTCTATATGGATATTCGAACTTATGATAGACATGAACGATACTATCGTGAGGCACGAGAAGCGGGGGTAGAATTTACTCGTGGAAGGGTCAGTGAGGTCACCCCGCTTGAAGATGGAACGCTTGATATTACTCTGTATGATTCACTTCTTGACAAGTATTTCAAAACGAATGTAGATCTACTTGTACTCTCGTCTGCACTCGAGCCGTCTACTGGCATGACCAAAATGATTGAGGAACTGGGTCTTGAGTCTGCAAGCGGCTACGTAAGCCCTGCTAATCTTCTTGATACTGAAGTCGTAGCTGGTGACCATGTATATGCCTGTGGGGGAGCAATTGGCCCTGCTGAAGTACCTGAAAGCGTTACCCAAGCACGAGCTGTAGCTAGCAAAATACTCCAAGAGAGGATGTGA